The Methanophagales archaeon genomic interval TGCGGTATCGAAACTCGTCGAGCATTGACTATGAAATATGAACCTTTTTAAACTTTACGGTTAGACCAGCAGAGGAGGGGCGGCAGTACCGGAGCCTCGGAGCCTTATTCTCGCGGCGAGGAAGTTGAAACGAGGAGACAAAAATGTTAAATAAATTTGTTGATAAGACCGGGAGGAAGCCATCGGGATGGCTTGGTAAAAGGATGTATAGTAATCCCCGCGGACATTATAAGTCCTTCCGGTTGACTCTGGATAAACTTCAACTCAAACCAGATGACATATTTCTTGAGATAGGTTGTGGAGGTGGTGTTTTGCTAAATATGGCACTGGAAACGGTAAAACATGCCAAAGCGATAGACCATAGTTCCGATATGGTTCAGA includes:
- a CDS encoding class I SAM-dependent methyltransferase gives rise to the protein MLNKFVDKTGRKPSGWLGKRMYSNPRGHYKSFRLTLDKLQLKPDDIFLEIGCGGGVLLNMALETVKHAKAIDHSSDMVQ